A stretch of the Gossypium hirsutum isolate 1008001.06 chromosome D07, Gossypium_hirsutum_v2.1, whole genome shotgun sequence genome encodes the following:
- the LOC107895383 gene encoding ethylene-responsive transcription factor TINY-like has product MGDSLNSETESSTVSNNSSPSTSPYGKRLGTELMPDPKREKRPRDNSKHPVYRGVRMRAWGKWVSEIREPRKKNRIWLGTFSTPEMAARAHDVAALSIKGNSAILNFPELAESLPRPASNSPRDVQAAAAKAAAMEFLSNKNNSVDDATSSSDSTSSSSNVDDMSSTPEELSEIVELPSLGTSYESAESGNEFVYVDRFDGWLFNPCGIPWDYEENCGYFGDETSMQIQDSLITNGFSPLLWDH; this is encoded by the coding sequence ATGGGTGACTCACTGAACTCGGAAACTGAGTCTAGCACGGTTAGTAACAACTCGTCTCCTTCAACGTCACCATATGGGAAAAGATTGGGTACTGAGTTAATGCCCGACCCGAAAAGGGAAAAGCGTCCGAGAGATAATAGTAAGCATCCGGTTTACCGTGGGGTCCGAATGAGGGCTTGGGGTAAATGGGTATCCGAAATCCGAGAGCCCCGAAAAAAGAACCGGATCTGGTTAGGTACTTTCTCCACACCCGAAATGGCAGCACGAGCACATGACGTGGCAGCTTTGAGTATCAAAGGTAACTCGGCGATCCTTAACTTCCCTGAACTCGCTGAGTCGTTGCCTCGTCCGGCTTCTAACTCGCCGCGTGATGTACAAGCCGCCGCCGCTAAAGCTGCCGCAATGGAGTTCTTGAGTAACAAAAACAACAGCGTCGACGATGCCACTTCATCTTCGGATTCAACGTCGTCATCGTCGAATGTGGATGATATGTCATCGACACCGGAAGAGCTGAGTGAGATAGTGGAGCTGCCGAGTTTAGGGACGAGCTATGAGTCGGCTGAGTCAGGGAACGAGTTCGTGTACGTGGACCGCTTTGATGGGTGGCTTTTTAATCCTTGTGGTATCCCTTGGGATTATGAAGAAAATTGTGGGTACTTCGGGGATGAaacttcaatgcaaatacaagaTAGTCTCATTACAAATGGGTTTAGTCCTTTACTATGGGATCATTAA